A genome region from Candidatus Thermoplasmatota archaeon includes the following:
- a CDS encoding DDE-type integrase/transposase/recombinase has translation MSSEPRGKDKDAQNKKVVCKYCESEKLVKWGRQNGHQRYRCKDCSHLFDDNNNPPRMRTRLEVIANALELYYSGASLPTTSRLLWKLFKVKASARTILNWIQKYVPRIEDFTVNLRPQGSGIWHADETSLSIRPQRPLTRVQKQKRFRRKGELHWFWDAIDEKTRYILGCHLSRERSDEEATEFFKKCRRNAGKPEKVLTDGLGAYNHGISRGLRIRRSQHIANVGLRGGHNNQLIERFHGTLKDRTDIMRGLVSAETQIPNGFVIYYNFLRPHTSLNGRTPAQASGIDLPFEDGWGDLVKWSTTFEARKRWNGNGDGMEIELVAT, from the coding sequence ATGTCCAGTGAACCCCGAGGAAAGGATAAGGATGCTCAGAATAAAAAGGTTGTGTGCAAGTATTGTGAAAGCGAGAAACTTGTCAAGTGGGGACGACAAAATGGACATCAAAGATACAGATGCAAGGATTGCAGTCATCTCTTTGATGACAATAATAATCCTCCAAGAATGAGGACGAGACTTGAGGTTATTGCTAACGCTCTCGAATTATATTACAGCGGTGCATCCTTACCAACTACCAGCCGTCTTCTTTGGAAGCTCTTCAAGGTGAAGGCATCCGCACGAACTATCCTGAATTGGATCCAGAAATATGTCCCTCGGATTGAAGACTTCACCGTGAACCTACGGCCCCAAGGTTCTGGCATCTGGCACGCCGATGAGACTTCCCTCTCTATTCGACCTCAGAGACCATTAACCAGGGTTCAGAAACAGAAGAGATTCAGGCGGAAGGGAGAACTCCATTGGTTCTGGGATGCGATCGACGAGAAGACACGATACATCTTGGGATGCCATCTCTCGAGGGAGAGGTCCGATGAGGAAGCTACCGAGTTCTTCAAGAAATGTCGTAGGAACGCTGGGAAGCCAGAGAAAGTACTCACGGACGGCTTGGGTGCATATAATCATGGCATCAGCAGAGGACTTAGAATCCGCAGAAGCCAGCATATAGCAAATGTGGGACTCCGTGGAGGTCACAATAATCAACTCATTGAGAGATTTCATGGAACCCTGAAAGATCGCACAGACATAATGCGTGGCCTCGTATCCGCGGAAACACAGATTCCCAATGGCTTTGTAATCTATTACAACTTCCTCAGACCTCACACTTCACTGAATGGAAGAACGCCAGCTCAGGCATCTGGTATCGATCTTCCCTTTGAAGACGGTTGGGGTGATTTGGTCAAGTGGAGCACCACTTTCGAAGCTAGGAAGCGATGGAATGGCAACGGAGATGGAATGGAAATCGAGCTTGTGGCAACATAG
- a CDS encoding transcription factor S, which translates to MSLFCPECESLMYPEKGELVCSNPQCKYSRKIGEKDDRQIVRTKRKEKMETLVLDEIMATLPKTRIECEKCGNNEAFWQLRQTRAADEPETRIYRCTKCGHTWREF; encoded by the coding sequence ATGTCCCTCTTCTGTCCCGAGTGCGAGTCCCTTATGTATCCGGAGAAAGGGGAACTGGTCTGTAGCAATCCTCAATGCAAGTACTCTAGGAAGATTGGAGAGAAAGATGACCGCCAGATCGTGCGGACCAAGAGAAAGGAGAAGATGGAGACTCTTGTTCTTGACGAGATCATGGCGACGCTTCCGAAGACCAGGATCGAGTGCGAGAAGTGCGGGAACAACGAGGCCTTCTGGCAGTTGAGGCAAACACGGGCCGCTGACGAGCCCGAGACCAGAATATACCGATGCACAAAATGCGGTCACACGTGGAGAGAGTTCTAG
- a CDS encoding FG-GAP-like repeat-containing protein → MKRLLAATTISVLLLSGLVGISSIPSELSPMAIGDDMVLYRYDADRTGRAPFVGDIEEPHVRWVFNTSANVISAPLIADVNGDSRYEVIVAADNGGLYVIDENGVFLYSTYFAPEYPMMPAAADIDGDGKLEVMAGQGSHSVVGGSLEIHALNGEDLSPLWSYTSTSGSEHGFFASPMFHDSNDDGILDVLVGSMDDYFYAFNGPDGNMIWKSPKGLHYNRATSPLDDIDNDGDQEIVGFDNAAQMRLYDADTGTIEWETDLGYGVGSSPLIADFDGDGYGEIASFMVVTGGISVLNHDGSILWNDTSRSDFYSTPTIAQIDGDGLPDLIGGDFNNHTVLAYRGVDGTPLWQTVLPDNARAQSSLVTADVDGDGEIEVLALGKDRNLFSLDAKTGAIEWTFGIERPFGQPTVWDIDQDGVAEIVLSAAGGLVYVLEQAPQPDSLPRTTGYWEHQCKVSEPKEEHPGITDEFAQGIADNSLVFVYIQSKDDVCSVLSSNPKSDMTGKALVQLMALWLNVVSGYVDASTGIDLGSLTSASTVGDAIAEIEDIILHSTDKAELERAKDIADALNNGIGG, encoded by the coding sequence ATGAAAAGGCTATTGGCAGCTACGACCATCTCGGTTCTCCTATTATCAGGTCTCGTGGGCATTTCCTCGATTCCTTCGGAACTGAGCCCGATGGCCATCGGGGACGACATGGTCCTCTATCGATATGACGCCGACCGAACGGGAAGAGCCCCCTTTGTGGGAGACATAGAAGAGCCACACGTGAGATGGGTTTTCAACACGAGCGCCAATGTGATATCGGCCCCGCTCATTGCAGACGTGAACGGTGACAGCAGGTACGAGGTGATTGTTGCGGCGGACAATGGCGGGCTGTATGTCATCGACGAGAACGGCGTCTTCCTCTACAGCACCTACTTCGCGCCTGAGTACCCAATGATGCCCGCAGCGGCGGACATCGATGGCGATGGGAAGCTCGAGGTCATGGCAGGCCAGGGAAGCCACAGCGTCGTTGGAGGGTCTCTCGAGATACACGCCCTGAACGGCGAGGACCTCTCACCCCTGTGGAGCTACACCTCCACCTCTGGTTCGGAACACGGCTTCTTTGCATCACCCATGTTCCATGATTCCAACGACGATGGGATCCTGGATGTTCTCGTTGGGAGCATGGATGATTACTTCTACGCGTTCAACGGCCCCGACGGCAACATGATTTGGAAGAGTCCGAAGGGACTCCACTACAACCGCGCGACCTCGCCCTTGGATGACATCGACAATGACGGGGATCAAGAGATCGTGGGATTCGACAACGCGGCCCAGATGCGACTGTACGATGCTGACACCGGGACTATCGAGTGGGAAACAGACCTCGGATACGGAGTCGGCTCCTCGCCTCTGATAGCGGATTTCGATGGCGATGGATACGGCGAGATCGCCAGCTTCATGGTCGTCACTGGAGGGATATCAGTCCTGAACCACGACGGCTCGATTCTCTGGAACGACACCTCCAGGAGTGATTTCTACAGCACTCCCACAATCGCACAGATCGATGGAGATGGTCTTCCTGACCTGATCGGAGGCGACTTCAACAATCACACAGTCTTGGCATACCGCGGTGTCGACGGGACTCCTCTCTGGCAGACGGTTCTCCCGGACAACGCGAGAGCCCAGAGCTCGCTGGTCACCGCGGACGTGGACGGGGACGGCGAGATCGAGGTTCTGGCTCTGGGCAAGGACAGGAACCTCTTCTCCCTCGACGCCAAGACCGGCGCCATAGAATGGACATTCGGCATCGAGAGGCCGTTCGGACAGCCCACTGTCTGGGACATCGATCAGGATGGCGTTGCAGAGATTGTTCTGAGCGCAGCAGGCGGACTTGTCTACGTCCTCGAGCAGGCTCCTCAGCCCGATTCTCTCCCGAGAACCACGGGGTACTGGGAACATCAGTGCAAGGTGTCCGAGCCCAAGGAGGAGCACCCTGGCATAACGGATGAGTTCGCGCAGGGAATCGCCGATAACTCGCTCGTCTTCGTGTACATCCAGTCCAAGGACGACGTCTGCAGTGTGCTTTCGTCCAATCCGAAGTCGGACATGACAGGGAAGGCGCTGGTACAGCTCATGGCACTCTGGCTCAATGTGGTCTCCGGATATGTGGACGCTTCGACGGGGATCGATCTCGGGAGTCTGACCTCAGCGAGCACGGTGGGAGATGCGATCGCGGAGATAGAGGACATCATCCTTCACAGCACGGACAAGGCTGAACTGGAAAGGGCCAAGGACATCGCAGATGCGCTCAACAACGGCATTGGCGGCTAG